Within Claveliimonas bilis, the genomic segment GAAGCCTCTACGGAAAAACAACAAAGGATAAGCTTGGAAAAATGAATAAACTGCTTGTATATTCTTTTTGGTTTTACAATAAGGGAGGAGAGCTTTTGAAACGGCGTAAGAGGAAGGAAAAGGGAAAAGTCGAAAACCCTGTAAATCCGATTGATCCGATTGAAATTCCTTACCTTGAAAAAGTAAACAAACAGTGAGCAGTGAGGACAGGTTTTGATAAAGGGCCTGTCCTTGCCTTATGCTTCGAAAATACAAAGGATATTTTGGGACTGCCAAGGTGCAGCAGGAGGCGGGGTAAGGCGGAATGAAATGAGGGAAAGAAAGGAAAAGAAAAAATGTACAGATTATGGTGTCGCATCTATCAGAAAATTATGAAATTTGCAATGGATCATGTTCCGTTTTGGCGTAAGCCAAAATTGATTACAGGACGGGACAGCTTAAAGAAACTTCCGGATATGCTAAAAAGGAAAGGATTCCGAAATGTTATGCTGGTAACAGATCCGGGAATTGCGTCTCTGGGACTTCATGAGCCTTTGGTGCAGTGGATACGCGAAGAAGGGATACAATGCGTTGTTTATGATAAAACTACGGCAAATCCGACCATTGCCAACGTGGAAGAGGCGCTGCAGCTTTACAAGGAAAACGGGTGCCATGCACTGATTGCTTTCGGAGGAGGTTCTCCGATGGACTGTGCCAAAGGAGTAGGTGCAAGAGTGGCAAGGCCTCTCAAAAAAATTCAATCTATGCGGGGTGAACTGAAAATCTGGAAACCGATCCCTCTTCTTGTGGCGATTCCTACTACATCAGGGACCGGAAGCGAAACGACCCTTGCAGCTGTGCTGACTGACGAGAAAACTCATGAAAAATACGCGCTGAATGATTTTGTACTGATTCCCAAATATGCAGTGCTGGATCCGGTGCTTACGAGAGGTCTTCCGCCGCATATTACCGCTACAACAGGTATGGATGCTCTGACCCATGCAGTGGAGGCTTACATAGGAAAAAGTAATACGAAAGAGACAATCGAAGACAGTGTTTCGGCAGTGAAGCTTATTTTTAAGAATCTGGAAAAGGCTTATCAAAACGGGGAAGACATGGAAGCAAGAGAGAATATGCAGAAAGCCTCGTTTCTGGCAGGAGCGGCTTTTACAAGAGCGTACGTCGGATATGTTCATGCTATTGCCCACAGTCTGGGAGGAGAGTATGGGATTCCCCACGGACTTGCCAATGCGGTAATCCTCCCATATGTGCTGGAAGCATATGGAAGTTCTGTGTACATATCGCTGGCAGAATTGGCTGATATTGTGAAGATAGGACAGAATCTGGAATCAGATCAGGAAAAGGCCAATGCCTTTATTGCAGAGATCAAAGCGAT encodes:
- a CDS encoding iron-containing alcohol dehydrogenase translates to MYRLWCRIYQKIMKFAMDHVPFWRKPKLITGRDSLKKLPDMLKRKGFRNVMLVTDPGIASLGLHEPLVQWIREEGIQCVVYDKTTANPTIANVEEALQLYKENGCHALIAFGGGSPMDCAKGVGARVARPLKKIQSMRGELKIWKPIPLLVAIPTTSGTGSETTLAAVLTDEKTHEKYALNDFVLIPKYAVLDPVLTRGLPPHITATTGMDALTHAVEAYIGKSNTKETIEDSVSAVKLIFKNLEKAYQNGEDMEARENMQKASFLAGAAFTRAYVGYVHAIAHSLGGEYGIPHGLANAVILPYVLEAYGSSVYISLAELADIVKIGQNLESDQEKANAFIAEIKAMNQRMGIPDKLDGILEDDIDMLAKRAAKEANPLYPVPKIMKKDQLKEIYYQIRR